From a single Actinomycetota bacterium genomic region:
- a CDS encoding UPF0182 family protein — MENDRFPWESLFRRSSREEVPFLRRKERREEGGGFRERWERISPRTKWIVGIIILVLVVLILSASWLSTFYTDYLWYKEVGYTSVFWKRIVTQVWLFFAFAALFFALFYGNVYLARRLTPRYERPLSELSPVEESVLRFREGAGRWLDRGLLIGSALISLFVGWGSAAQWENVLKFFTHSSFGRVDPVFGKDLGFYLFEFPLLRYFSGWLFTVLIFAALAAAAVHFLYGAINFGAKGQRFAPHVKAHLSVLAGVLLLVQAWRFRLDMFALLHTHHGPVAGATYTDVHARIPAYWILIATCLVCAVLFLFNIRYRGWRLPLAGVVGIVVISLLAGSLYPFIVQTYVVKPKELARESEYIGYNIEFTQDAYRIQDEGEGATVERRLFPAETDLTYQDIENNAATVNNIRLWDPRLVQQVYNQRQELRQEYEFADVDVERYTIFDGVYTQMLVSGRELVVDQLREDARSWQNVHLSYTHGYGLVMSPTNQLTEEGDPVLLIRDIPPVSEEGLGLQITRPEIYYGERAHDYVVVRTGAPEIDYPLGNTNKLVEPYYEGEGGIPVSNFLRRLAFSIRNRDISFLFSGYIHRDSRLMFRRDIRERALEVAPFLRLDGDPYLVLTDEGRLAWILDAYTTTDLYPYSESYNGEFNYIRNSVKVVIDAYNGRLTYYLADPEDPIALTYGKIFPGLFTSMEEMPEDIKRHVRYPEDLFSIQMEMYRTYHIDEVSAFYQKEDVWDVSTETYGAGAEPQPVTPYYVIMKIPGEEREEMVLMLPFNPRGKDNMVDWVAARCDFPNYGKLLNFSFPAGKLVKGTQQFESLVDQKTEISEQITLWNQAGSRVIRGNTLVIPIEDSLIYVEPLYLLATNPAIPQLKRVIVGYGDRVEMRPTLKEALQALLGATPAPEPQPQPQPQPQPQPQPQPQPEGDLAALVAEANRLYDEAQAALRSGDWATYGEKMKQLSRVLDRMSELTGTTTP; from the coding sequence TTGGAGAATGACCGTTTTCCCTGGGAATCCCTTTTTCGACGCTCCAGCAGGGAGGAAGTCCCCTTCCTGCGCCGTAAAGAACGCCGGGAAGAGGGAGGCGGATTCCGGGAGAGGTGGGAGAGGATAAGCCCGCGCACCAAGTGGATCGTGGGCATCATCATCCTGGTCCTGGTGGTGCTCATACTGAGCGCCTCCTGGCTCTCCACCTTCTACACCGACTACCTGTGGTACAAGGAGGTGGGCTACACATCCGTATTCTGGAAGAGGATCGTGACCCAGGTATGGCTCTTCTTCGCCTTCGCCGCCCTCTTTTTCGCCCTCTTCTACGGGAACGTCTACCTGGCACGGCGCCTCACCCCCCGCTACGAGAGACCGCTTTCGGAGCTCTCCCCCGTGGAGGAGTCCGTGCTGCGCTTTCGGGAGGGCGCCGGTCGGTGGCTGGACCGGGGCCTGCTCATCGGCTCCGCCTTGATCTCCCTTTTTGTCGGGTGGGGATCGGCCGCCCAGTGGGAGAATGTTTTGAAATTCTTCACCCATTCCTCCTTCGGCAGGGTGGACCCCGTATTCGGTAAGGACCTGGGCTTCTACCTCTTCGAGTTCCCCCTCCTCCGCTATTTCAGCGGCTGGCTCTTCACCGTGCTCATCTTCGCCGCCCTCGCCGCGGCGGCGGTCCACTTTCTCTACGGGGCCATCAACTTCGGGGCCAAGGGACAACGCTTCGCGCCCCACGTGAAGGCCCATCTTTCGGTTCTGGCCGGGGTCCTGCTCCTGGTCCAGGCTTGGCGTTTCCGCCTGGACATGTTCGCTCTGCTCCATACCCACCACGGCCCGGTGGCCGGTGCCACCTATACCGACGTTCACGCCCGCATACCGGCCTACTGGATACTTATCGCCACCTGCCTGGTGTGCGCCGTCCTTTTCCTGTTCAACATCCGCTACCGGGGCTGGCGACTTCCCCTGGCGGGGGTGGTGGGCATCGTGGTCATATCCCTCCTGGCCGGGTCCCTCTATCCTTTTATCGTCCAGACCTACGTGGTCAAGCCCAAGGAACTGGCCCGGGAGAGCGAGTACATAGGCTACAACATCGAGTTCACCCAGGACGCCTACCGCATCCAGGACGAGGGCGAAGGGGCCACGGTGGAGAGGCGCCTGTTCCCCGCGGAGACCGATCTAACCTACCAGGATATAGAGAACAACGCGGCCACGGTGAACAACATCCGCCTATGGGATCCCCGCCTGGTCCAGCAAGTATATAACCAGCGGCAGGAGCTGAGGCAGGAATACGAGTTCGCCGACGTGGACGTGGAACGCTACACGATCTTCGACGGCGTCTATACACAGATGCTGGTATCCGGGCGGGAGCTGGTCGTCGACCAGCTCCGCGAGGACGCCCGCTCCTGGCAGAACGTGCACCTCTCTTACACCCACGGCTACGGGCTGGTCATGAGCCCCACCAACCAGCTTACCGAGGAGGGGGATCCCGTTCTCCTGATACGGGACATACCACCGGTCTCGGAGGAGGGTCTGGGGCTTCAGATCACCCGGCCGGAGATCTATTACGGGGAACGCGCCCACGATTACGTGGTAGTGCGCACGGGAGCGCCGGAGATCGACTATCCCCTGGGTAACACCAACAAGCTCGTGGAACCCTACTACGAGGGGGAGGGGGGGATACCAGTCTCCAACTTCCTGAGGAGATTGGCCTTCTCCATCCGCAACCGGGACATATCCTTCCTCTTCAGCGGCTACATCCACCGCGACTCGCGCCTCATGTTCCGGCGCGACATCAGGGAACGGGCCTTGGAAGTGGCTCCCTTCCTCCGCCTGGACGGGGATCCCTACCTGGTGCTCACCGACGAGGGACGGCTGGCCTGGATCCTGGACGCCTACACCACCACCGATCTCTACCCCTATTCCGAGTCCTACAACGGCGAGTTCAATTACATCCGCAACTCGGTGAAGGTAGTCATCGACGCCTATAACGGAAGGCTAACCTACTACCTGGCGGATCCCGAAGATCCTATAGCCCTCACCTACGGGAAGATATTCCCCGGCCTTTTCACCTCCATGGAGGAGATGCCGGAGGACATCAAGCGCCATGTCCGTTACCCGGAGGACCTCTTCTCCATCCAGATGGAGATGTACCGAACCTATCACATAGACGAGGTCAGCGCCTTCTACCAGAAGGAGGACGTCTGGGACGTCTCCACCGAGACCTACGGGGCGGGCGCCGAGCCCCAGCCGGTCACCCCTTACTACGTGATCATGAAGATCCCCGGCGAGGAGAGGGAAGAGATGGTGCTCATGCTCCCCTTCAACCCTCGGGGAAAGGACAACATGGTGGACTGGGTGGCGGCGCGCTGCGATTTTCCGAATTACGGGAAGCTACTCAACTTCTCCTTTCCAGCGGGCAAGCTGGTGAAGGGAACCCAGCAGTTCGAGTCCCTGGTGGACCAGAAGACGGAAATCTCGGAGCAGATAACCCTCTGGAATCAGGCGGGTTCCCGGGTCATCCGGGGAAACACCCTGGTCATCCCCATCGAGGATTCCCTCATCTACGTGGAACCCCTTTACCTCCTGGCCACCAACCCGGCCATCCCCCAGCTGAAGAGGGTCATCGTGGGCTACGGAGACCGGGTGGAGATGCGGCCTACCTTAAAGGAGGCCCTGCAGGCCCTCCTGGGGGCAACACCCGCTCCCGAACCCCAGCCTCAACCCCAACCCCAACCCCAGCCCCAACCCCAGCCCCAACCCCAGCCCGAGGGGGACCTAGCGGCCCTGGTGGCGGAGGCCAACCGCCTCTACGACGAGGCCCAGGCGGCTCTGCGCTCCGGCGACTGGGCGACATACGGGGAGAAGATGAAGCAGTTGAGCCGGGTGCTGGACCGGATGTCCGAGCTCACCGGGACCACGACTCCTTGA
- a CDS encoding NAD-dependent deacylase: MSCSAGDLKVSEDCIRRAAQMILDSIQVVALTGAGISVESGIPDFRSPGGLWTKYDPLLYGTYESFIHHPERFWEMARELNPTLEKAEPNPAHYALAELERLGKCRAVITQNIDHLHQRAGSTDVLELHGTHRTGHCMSCGRVFSLEEMKELSADGDRVACCPDDQALIKPDVIFFGEPLNSRVLARAAELASTSDLMLVIGCSLEVYPAAALPEYTKRRGGRLIFFNTVTTYHDHLADLVCLGKAGENLPAVVEAYKKLAGIS; this comes from the coding sequence ATGAGCTGCTCGGCAGGTGACCTGAAGGTGAGCGAGGATTGCATCCGGCGCGCGGCGCAGATGATCTTAGATTCCATCCAGGTGGTGGCCCTCACCGGGGCCGGCATATCGGTGGAATCCGGCATCCCGGATTTCCGCAGCCCGGGAGGCCTGTGGACCAAGTACGACCCCCTGCTGTACGGCACCTACGAGTCCTTCATCCATCACCCGGAACGTTTCTGGGAGATGGCCAGGGAGCTCAATCCCACCCTGGAGAAGGCGGAACCCAACCCGGCTCACTACGCCCTGGCCGAACTGGAAAGGCTTGGGAAGTGCCGCGCGGTGATTACCCAGAACATAGACCACCTGCACCAGAGGGCGGGCAGCACCGACGTCCTGGAGTTGCACGGTACCCACCGCACCGGGCACTGCATGAGCTGCGGCCGCGTCTTCAGCCTGGAGGAGATGAAAGAGTTAAGCGCCGACGGGGACCGGGTGGCCTGCTGCCCCGACGACCAGGCCCTCATCAAGCCGGACGTGATCTTCTTTGGGGAACCGCTCAATTCGAGGGTGCTGGCCAGGGCGGCGGAGCTGGCTTCCACCTCGGACCTCATGCTGGTCATCGGCTGCAGCCTGGAGGTCTATCCCGCCGCCGCCCTTCCCGAGTACACCAAGCGGCGGGGAGGGAGGCTCATCTTCTTCAACACCGTGACCACCTATCACGATCACCTGGCCGACCTGGTATGCCTGGGGAAAGCGGGGGAGAACCTTCCCGCGGTGGTGGAGGCCTACAAGAAGCTGGCGGGCATCTCGTGA
- a CDS encoding response regulator transcription factor: protein MRVAGELVLVVDDEPNIVELARLYLEKEGFRVTEARSGEEALRLFEELHPALMVLDIMIPEPNGWEVCRRIRSRSTLPIIMLTAREDEVDKVVGLELGADDYLTKPFSPRELVARVKAVLRRTTYSGEPRDVLHADDLVIDASRRRVFQREREVELTPREFDLLYTLALNRGIVLSREKLLERVWGYDYYGDTRTVDVHIRHIRDKLGDNPQEPRYLETVWGVGYKFREGK, encoded by the coding sequence ATGAGGGTGGCCGGAGAACTGGTCCTGGTGGTGGACGACGAGCCCAACATCGTGGAGCTGGCCCGCCTCTACCTGGAAAAGGAGGGCTTCCGGGTGACCGAGGCGCGCAGCGGGGAGGAGGCGCTCCGCCTCTTCGAGGAGCTGCACCCGGCCCTCATGGTCCTGGACATCATGATCCCCGAACCGAACGGGTGGGAGGTGTGCCGTCGCATCCGCTCACGCTCCACCCTGCCCATCATCATGCTCACCGCCCGGGAGGACGAGGTGGACAAGGTGGTGGGACTGGAGCTGGGGGCAGACGACTACCTGACCAAGCCCTTCAGCCCCCGGGAGCTGGTGGCCAGGGTGAAAGCGGTCCTGCGCCGCACGACGTACTCGGGGGAACCCCGGGACGTACTCCACGCCGACGACCTGGTTATCGACGCCTCCCGCCGCAGGGTCTTCCAGCGGGAAAGGGAGGTGGAGCTGACCCCCCGGGAATTCGATCTCCTCTACACCCTGGCCCTCAACCGCGGCATCGTGCTGAGCAGGGAGAAGCTCCTGGAAAGGGTCTGGGGATACGACTACTACGGGGACACGCGGACCGTGGACGTCCACATCCGTCACATAAGGGACAAGCTGGGAGACAACCCGCAGGAGCCCCGCTACCTGGAGACGGTATGGGGAGTCGGGTACAAGTTTCGGGAAGGTAAGTGA
- a CDS encoding response regulator, whose amino-acid sequence MQGRILIIDDEPEILHAVKFYLEDEDFEVHVTTDGTRAVELAEALRPDLIILDVMMPVLDGIQVCRQLRSRTRTRMIPIIFLTARESVEDKIQGLEAGGVDYITKPFVNQELLARIRAHIRHSRENLAGHPVTGLPGASTVEGEVNRRLQQGRIFAAVFAEVDHLQEYREAYGVSRSDRLLLRLSRMFEEEMKALPEEEGFLGHPAYYDFVLLCPPEKAEPLCARLVERFEAEKDQFYLEQHRKRGELVYYDYRGNTVKAPLANLVLGGVCNSRRFVTTYTALAEWSAQALMKARSYGRSAYVLEE is encoded by the coding sequence ATGCAAGGAAGGATTCTCATCATCGACGACGAGCCCGAGATACTCCACGCCGTCAAGTTCTACCTCGAGGACGAGGACTTCGAGGTCCACGTGACCACCGACGGGACCAGGGCCGTGGAGCTCGCGGAAGCCCTTCGCCCGGACCTCATAATTCTGGACGTGATGATGCCGGTCCTGGACGGCATCCAGGTCTGCCGCCAGCTGCGCTCCCGCACCCGCACGCGCATGATCCCCATCATCTTCCTCACCGCCCGGGAATCGGTGGAGGACAAGATACAGGGCCTGGAGGCGGGCGGGGTGGATTATATTACCAAACCTTTCGTAAACCAGGAGCTCCTGGCGCGCATCAGAGCTCACATCCGCCACAGCCGGGAAAACCTGGCCGGACACCCAGTCACCGGGCTCCCTGGAGCCTCCACGGTGGAGGGCGAGGTGAACCGCCGGCTGCAGCAGGGCAGGATATTCGCCGCCGTGTTCGCCGAGGTGGACCACCTGCAGGAATACCGTGAGGCCTACGGGGTGAGCCGCAGTGACCGCCTGCTTCTGCGCCTCTCCAGGATGTTCGAGGAGGAGATGAAGGCTCTGCCCGAGGAGGAGGGATTCCTGGGGCACCCCGCCTACTACGATTTCGTCCTCCTCTGCCCCCCGGAAAAGGCGGAGCCCCTGTGCGCCCGACTGGTGGAGCGCTTCGAGGCGGAGAAGGACCAGTTCTACCTGGAGCAACACCGCAAGAGGGGCGAGCTCGTGTACTACGACTACCGGGGGAACACGGTGAAAGCCCCCCTGGCCAACCTGGTGCTGGGCGGGGTCTGCAATTCCCGCCGGTTCGTGACCACTTACACCGCCCTGGCCGAGTGGTCGGCCCAGGCGCTCATGAAGGCCCGCTCCTACGGCAGGAGCGCGTATGTCCTGGAGGAATGA
- a CDS encoding DUF5719 family protein, with translation MNTSARRSRLFWGMLITLATLLLLMPPAAAAPDEGAGARADAEDVVAQQVPVIENILPSAAWPGTPVTIQGTNFGPMQVPTVSTVTFNGVDAGTAVLWTDTYIVVMVPEGATSGPVVVTTLMGSSNPYPFTVYEQPQAVPAYFAEGCTRSGFEEWLTFFNPHDSQYTVTVTYMVAQGANRIRYYNLPAHSRTNVYVNSEIGSDRDVALQVTATERIYAERSVYFRYGTDWLGGHCSAPALEASQNWYFAEGCTHAGFEEWLCLANPGSQEAAVEVDYLFGDGDSETRSYTVPAWKRYTVNVNQEVGPGRDVALAVHSDRPIVAERPMYFNYGGMWDGGHITVGVPSLSPDWYFAEGCTHAGFEEWLCLANPGTEDAAVQVRYHLEGGEEKGSQVTVPAGRRRTIFVNQEVGPGRDVALAVHSDRPIVAERPMYFNYGGMWDGGHITVGAAAPSQDWYFAEGCTRAGFEEWLLLFNPGEETARVSITYAFPDGETKGEELEVPPRRRATLFVNREVGEGRDVSLRVESDRGLVAERSMYFLYHQAWEGGHNSLGTAP, from the coding sequence ATGAACACCTCTGCGCGTCGAAGCCGCCTCTTTTGGGGGATGCTCATCACGCTGGCCACATTGCTCCTTCTCATGCCGCCCGCCGCGGCGGCGCCTGATGAAGGCGCAGGAGCGCGTGCGGATGCGGAAGATGTGGTCGCCCAGCAGGTTCCGGTCATCGAAAACATCTTGCCCTCCGCAGCCTGGCCGGGGACCCCGGTGACCATCCAGGGTACGAACTTCGGGCCCATGCAAGTACCGACGGTGAGCACGGTGACCTTCAACGGCGTGGACGCCGGGACGGCCGTCCTGTGGACGGACACCTACATCGTGGTGATGGTCCCCGAGGGCGCCACCAGCGGCCCGGTGGTGGTGACCACCCTCATGGGCTCCAGCAACCCCTATCCCTTCACCGTTTATGAGCAGCCCCAGGCCGTGCCCGCCTACTTCGCCGAGGGGTGTACCCGGTCGGGGTTCGAGGAATGGCTTACCTTCTTCAACCCCCATGACAGTCAGTACACGGTCACCGTGACCTACATGGTGGCCCAGGGAGCCAACCGCATCCGTTATTACAACCTCCCCGCCCATTCCCGCACCAACGTCTACGTGAACTCCGAGATCGGCTCCGACCGGGACGTGGCCCTGCAGGTCACCGCCACGGAGAGGATCTACGCCGAGCGCTCCGTCTATTTCCGGTACGGCACGGACTGGCTGGGTGGCCATTGCTCCGCCCCGGCGCTGGAGGCCTCGCAGAACTGGTACTTCGCCGAGGGGTGCACCCACGCCGGATTCGAGGAGTGGCTGTGCCTGGCCAACCCGGGTTCCCAGGAGGCCGCGGTGGAAGTGGATTACCTCTTCGGCGACGGCGACTCGGAGACCCGAAGCTATACCGTCCCGGCCTGGAAACGGTACACGGTCAACGTCAACCAGGAGGTGGGACCGGGGCGTGACGTGGCCCTGGCCGTGCATTCCGACCGCCCCATCGTCGCCGAACGCCCCATGTACTTCAATTACGGCGGCATGTGGGACGGGGGCCATATCACCGTGGGCGTCCCCTCCCTCTCCCCGGACTGGTACTTCGCCGAGGGGTGCACCCACGCTGGATTCGAGGAGTGGCTGTGCCTGGCCAACCCGGGTACCGAGGATGCCGCCGTCCAGGTGCGCTACCACCTCGAAGGAGGGGAGGAGAAAGGGAGCCAGGTCACCGTGCCCGCGGGGAGGCGCCGCACCATCTTCGTCAACCAGGAGGTGGGACCGGGGCGTGACGTGGCCCTGGCCGTGCATTCCGACCGCCCCATCGTCGCCGAACGCCCCATGTACTTCAATTACGGCGGCATGTGGGACGGCGGCCACATTACCGTGGGCGCCGCCGCTCCCTCCCAGGACTGGTACTTCGCCGAGGGGTGCACCCGCGCCGGATTCGAGGAGTGGCTTCTCCTCTTCAATCCCGGCGAGGAGACGGCGCGGGTGAGCATCACCTATGCCTTTCCCGACGGGGAAACGAAGGGAGAGGAATTGGAGGTGCCGCCGCGGCGGCGCGCCACCCTCTTCGTGAACCGGGAGGTGGGAGAGGGCAGGGACGTCTCCCTCCGGGTGGAATCGGACCGGGGCCTGGTGGCGGAGCGTTCCATGTACTTCCTATATCACCAGGCCTGGGAGGGAGGGCACAACAGTCTGGGAACGGCACCCTGA
- a CDS encoding class E sortase: MRGGRSAWITLTASAVLVASFAVGMPLLYDHLRNSAARESAARTEEEPRVRPLYHDELLGPPLSFETPAFISIPSIGVDEEVREGSDDEDELYRLLAQGPIHLPHTGFPGQPGNCVISGHRTTYTRPFNRLDELKPGDSIFIRNPRGIYEYRVYQARYADPAENVTLQTEEPVLTLTTCAPEGRSTQRLVIRASLAAFTPVEELEK, translated from the coding sequence TTGAGGGGCGGAAGGAGCGCCTGGATCACCCTTACCGCGTCGGCGGTCCTGGTCGCCTCCTTCGCCGTGGGCATGCCCCTGCTCTACGACCACCTGCGCAACAGCGCCGCGCGGGAAAGCGCGGCACGGACCGAGGAAGAGCCCCGGGTCCGTCCCCTCTACCACGACGAGCTCCTCGGCCCTCCCCTGTCCTTCGAGACCCCGGCCTTCATCAGCATCCCGTCCATCGGGGTGGATGAGGAAGTCAGGGAGGGAAGCGACGACGAGGATGAGCTCTACCGCCTCCTGGCCCAGGGACCCATCCACCTCCCTCACACCGGTTTCCCTGGCCAACCGGGTAACTGTGTGATAAGCGGCCACCGCACCACCTATACCCGCCCCTTCAACCGCCTGGACGAGCTCAAGCCCGGGGACTCCATCTTCATCCGGAACCCTCGCGGCATCTACGAGTACCGGGTCTACCAGGCCAGGTACGCGGACCCCGCCGAGAACGTGACCCTCCAGACCGAGGAGCCCGTGCTCACCCTGACCACCTGCGCCCCGGAGGGCAGGTCCACGCAGCGCCTGGTGATACGCGCCTCGCTGGCCGCCTTTACCCCGGTGGAGGAACTGGAGAAATGA